From the Canis aureus isolate CA01 chromosome 33, VMU_Caureus_v.1.0, whole genome shotgun sequence genome, one window contains:
- the METAP1 gene encoding methionine aminopeptidase 1 → MAAVETRVCETDGCSSEAKLQCPTCIKLGIQGSYFCSQECFKGSWATHKLLHKKAKDEKAKREVSSWTVEGDINTDPWAGYRYTGKLRPHYPLMPTRPVPSYIQRPDYADHPLGMSESEQALKGTSQIKLLSSEDIEGMRLVCRLAREVLDIAAGMIKPGVTTEEIDHAVHLACIARNCYPSPLNYYNFPKSCCTSVNEVICHGIPDRRPLQEGDIVNVDITLYRNGYHGDLNETFFVGDVDEGARKLVQTTYECLMQAIDAVKPGVRYRELGNIIQKHAQANGFSVVRSYCGHGIHKLFHTAPNVPHYAKNKAVGVMKAGHVFTIEPMICEGGWQDETWPDGWTAVTRDGKRSAQFEHTLLVTDTGCEILTRRLDSTRPHFMSQF, encoded by the exons GAATGTTTTAAAGGAAGTTGGGCAACTCACAAGTTACTACATAAGAAAGCAA AAGATGAAAAGGCCAAGCGAGAAGTGTCTTCCTGGACTGTAGAAGGTGATATTAACACTGATCCATGGGCAGGCTATCGATACACTGGTAAACTCAGACCACATTATCCACTG ATGCCAACAAGGCCAGTGCCAAGTTATATTCAAAGACCAGATTATGCTGATCACCCTTTAG gaatgTCTGAATCTGAACAGGCTCTTAAAGGTACTTCTCAAATTAAATTGCTCTCATCTGAAGATATAGAAGGGATGCGACTTGTATGTAGG CTTGCTAGAGAAGTCTTGGACATTGCTGCTGGCATGATTAAACCTGGTGTAACTACTGAAGAAATAGATCATGCTGTACACTTA gCATGTATTGCAAGAAATTGTTATCCTTCTCCCctgaattattataattttccaaAGTCTTGTTGTACTTCAGTGAATGAAGTTATCTGCCATGGGATTCCAGACAGACGGCCCTTGCAAGAAGGTGATATTGTTAATG TGGACATCACTCTTTATCGCAATGGTTATCATGGGGACTTGAATGAGACGTTTTTTGTTGGAGACGTGGATGAGGGAGCACGGAAACTGGTGCAGACCACGTATGAGTGCCTGATGCAAGCCATCGATGCAG tgAAACCTGGTGTTCGATACAGAGAATTGGGAAACATTATTCAGAAGCATGCCCAAGCAAATGGGTTTTCAGTTGTTCGAAGCTATTGTGGGCATGGAATCCACAAACTTTTTCATACAGCCCCCAATGTACCCCATTATGCCA aaaataaagcagTTGGAGTGATGAAGGCGGGCCATGTATTCACAATTGAGCCAATGATTTGTGAAG GTGGATGGCAGGATGAAACCTGGCCAGATGGTTGGACTGCAGTGACAAGAGATGGAAAGCGGTCTGCTCAGTTCGAGCACACCCTGCTGGTCACGGACACTGGCTGTGAAATCCTGACCCGGCGACTCGATAGCACGCGGCCTCACTTCATGTCCCAATTTTAA